A genomic stretch from Chitinophaga agri includes:
- a CDS encoding helix-turn-helix domain-containing protein codes for MITVLPAPSGNNILLTGVSKEQMEKIKLPKKYIGRKEEIFQGYMQLIDQHLADVLSGKVEKMFELRDFAAALFIHPTHLSNVIKEHTGYHPCYFYEEKLLKLAKELLLDNRYSIADVAALLTYDPSNFTKWFKSFEQITPTQFRRMHAA; via the coding sequence ATGATCACAGTCCTGCCAGCGCCGTCCGGAAACAATATCCTGTTAACGGGTGTTTCAAAAGAACAAATGGAAAAGATCAAACTGCCTAAGAAATATATCGGCCGTAAGGAGGAGATATTCCAGGGCTATATGCAGCTGATAGATCAGCATCTGGCTGATGTGCTGTCTGGTAAGGTGGAGAAGATGTTTGAACTGAGAGACTTTGCAGCGGCACTCTTCATTCATCCCACACACCTCAGCAATGTTATCAAAGAACATACCGGCTATCATCCCTGCTACTTCTATGAGGAAAAGCTACTGAAACTGGCGAAGGAGCTGTTGCTGGACAACCGGTACAGTATCGCTGACGTCGCAGCGCTGCTCACATACGATCCGTCTAATTTTACCAAATGGTTCAAGTCATTTGAACAGATCACCCCTACGCAGTTTAGGCGCATGCATGCCGCCTAA
- a CDS encoding ArsR/SmtB family transcription factor, whose translation MNKKADIKRIERISKALGDPYRIKIVEAIRREQDWTQCTVLLEMLDLAQSTVSHHIKQLVDADLLIAEKEGRNAKYKLNREVFAEYINYLSVFTL comes from the coding sequence ATGAATAAGAAAGCAGACATTAAAAGGATCGAGAGAATTTCCAAAGCATTAGGTGACCCATACCGCATTAAAATTGTGGAAGCTATCCGGAGAGAGCAGGACTGGACACAATGTACTGTGTTACTGGAAATGCTGGACCTGGCCCAATCTACAGTATCCCATCATATCAAGCAACTGGTGGATGCGGACCTGCTGATCGCTGAGAAAGAGGGGCGTAATGCCAAATACAAATTAAACAGGGAGGTGTTCGCCGAATATATCAACTACCTGTCTGTATTCACCCTGTAG
- a CDS encoding SDR family NAD(P)-dependent oxidoreductase, with translation MKTKKIALVTGGSRGLGKNAVIELAKDGHHVVFTYHSKKEEAAAVVAAVEAYNVSAVALQLDVADSKSFAAFRTNLQQVLKDRWNATHIDFLVNNAGIDRYSQFPDTTEEDFDALMNAHFKGTYFLTQTLLDILADGGRIVNFSTGLARFVTPGYAAYASMKAAVYNLTKYLAKELGKRGITANVVAPGPIETDFTRHAFEIPGVKDHLVGQTALGRMGVPDDIGGIVAFLCSERARWITAQCIEASGGLFL, from the coding sequence ATGAAAACAAAGAAGATAGCACTGGTAACAGGCGGTAGCCGCGGATTAGGTAAGAATGCGGTGATAGAACTGGCAAAAGATGGGCATCATGTCGTGTTCACCTATCATAGTAAAAAAGAAGAGGCGGCGGCAGTAGTCGCTGCTGTGGAGGCGTACAACGTATCTGCTGTTGCGTTGCAGCTGGATGTGGCAGACAGTAAGTCATTTGCAGCCTTCAGAACAAACCTGCAACAGGTGTTAAAGGATCGATGGAACGCGACACATATTGATTTCCTGGTGAACAATGCCGGTATTGACCGCTATTCTCAATTCCCCGATACCACAGAAGAAGACTTCGATGCCCTGATGAATGCACACTTCAAGGGAACTTATTTTCTCACACAGACATTACTGGATATACTGGCAGACGGTGGCCGTATCGTGAATTTCTCTACTGGTCTGGCGAGATTCGTGACACCAGGTTATGCCGCTTATGCTTCTATGAAAGCAGCAGTCTATAATCTCACGAAATATCTTGCGAAGGAATTAGGCAAAAGGGGGATCACTGCGAATGTGGTGGCACCCGGTCCGATAGAAACGGATTTCACCAGGCATGCTTTTGAGATACCGGGCGTGAAGGACCATCTGGTAGGGCAAACAGCATTGGGCCGTATGGGCGTACCGGATGATATTGGCGGGATTGTCGCATTCCTGTGCAGTGAGCGGGCCAGATGGATCACAGCGCAGTGTATAGAAGCGTCGGGAGGGCTGTTCCTATAG
- a CDS encoding APC family permease, with the protein MKQPELSRRISLLQATAINMTDMVGIGPFIVLSTVAKIMLGPGFLYAWVAGAVLSFIDAMIWSELGATFPLAGGSYNFLKQGFGPRTGKLMSFLFVWQTMIQAPLVIASAAIGFAHYTEYILPLSYWGAKAVSGGMVLLIVFLLYRNIETIGRISVLLWMGVLVTMACIIGGGIAHGNFLEPVRHVNDGLELNYAFVAALGHASVKTVYSYLGYYNVCHLGGEITRPEKNIPRSMLISIAGITILYLCMNISVASVLPMETIMNSRFVVSEFIEVLAGSTAARIITVLILWVAFASVFSATLGYSRIPYAAAKDGAFFKIFARLHPTKNFPYVSLLFLGGIAFVFSLLFKIQEVIDAILAMRILIQFISQAIGLIILSKIKGRSFFKWHMPLYPVPVILAVLIWACIFYSTGPYLMLAGLTVTAAGVVVYIIKSRWQHNSL; encoded by the coding sequence ATGAAGCAACCAGAACTTTCCCGGCGCATCAGCCTTTTACAGGCGACTGCTATTAATATGACGGATATGGTGGGCATTGGCCCATTTATAGTATTAAGCACTGTAGCTAAGATCATGTTGGGGCCAGGTTTCCTGTATGCCTGGGTAGCCGGTGCTGTCCTATCATTTATCGATGCGATGATATGGAGTGAGCTGGGGGCTACATTCCCGCTGGCTGGTGGTAGTTACAACTTCCTGAAGCAGGGGTTTGGTCCGCGGACAGGGAAGCTGATGAGTTTCCTCTTCGTATGGCAAACCATGATCCAGGCGCCCCTGGTCATTGCCTCTGCTGCTATCGGTTTTGCCCACTATACAGAATACATACTTCCTCTCAGCTACTGGGGCGCCAAAGCGGTGAGCGGTGGTATGGTATTACTGATCGTATTCCTGTTATACCGCAATATTGAAACCATCGGGCGCATCAGTGTATTATTATGGATGGGCGTACTCGTGACAATGGCCTGTATCATTGGCGGCGGTATTGCTCATGGCAACTTCCTGGAGCCGGTGAGGCATGTCAATGATGGACTGGAGCTGAACTATGCATTTGTCGCCGCGCTGGGTCATGCCAGTGTGAAAACAGTATATAGCTATCTGGGGTATTATAATGTATGTCACCTGGGCGGAGAGATCACCCGGCCGGAAAAGAATATTCCGCGTAGCATGCTGATCTCCATTGCCGGCATTACTATCCTGTACCTGTGTATGAATATCAGCGTCGCTTCCGTACTCCCAATGGAGACGATCATGAACAGCCGCTTCGTGGTGAGTGAGTTTATTGAAGTACTGGCAGGCAGTACCGCCGCCAGGATCATCACCGTGCTGATATTATGGGTGGCGTTTGCTTCTGTTTTCTCCGCTACACTTGGATATAGCCGTATTCCCTATGCGGCAGCCAAAGACGGTGCTTTCTTTAAAATATTTGCACGTTTACATCCGACCAAGAACTTCCCTTATGTATCATTATTATTTTTAGGAGGCATTGCATTTGTATTCAGTCTGCTGTTTAAAATACAGGAAGTGATCGATGCGATTCTGGCGATGCGTATCCTTATACAGTTTATCAGTCAGGCGATCGGTTTGATCATACTAAGCAAGATAAAGGGACGTAGTTTCTTCAAATGGCATATGCCTTTGTATCCGGTACCAGTGATACTGGCGGTGCTGATATGGGCGTGTATCTTCTATTCTACCGGGCCTTATCTGATGCTGGCAGGTCTGACGGTAACGGCTGCAGGTGTGGTGGTGTATATTATTAAATCGAGATGGCAACATAACAGCCTGTAA
- a CDS encoding dihydrofolate reductase family protein, with protein MRKIIVSMNVTLDGFMAGADGELDWHFPLWTEEMSLYICDQLGKMDTILLGRRSYEKMAGYWPVRSFTGVEGEYADMMNNHTKIVFSHTLQTISWQNTRLVRTNISEEVLKMKQSPGKDMIIYGSSSIVQSFIRQGLIDEFHIWVHPVFIQQGVPMFRNMEENVHLQFVRTRTFRSGVVLLYYKVNQERDIKDQES; from the coding sequence ATGAGAAAGATAATCGTATCTATGAATGTGACCCTCGACGGTTTCATGGCTGGTGCTGATGGAGAGCTGGACTGGCATTTCCCTCTCTGGACAGAGGAAATGTCGCTTTATATCTGCGATCAGCTGGGGAAGATGGACACCATCCTGCTCGGAAGACGTAGTTATGAGAAAATGGCCGGCTATTGGCCTGTTAGATCATTCACCGGCGTAGAAGGGGAATATGCAGATATGATGAACAATCATACCAAGATCGTCTTCTCCCATACCCTGCAAACTATCTCCTGGCAGAATACCCGGTTAGTAAGAACCAATATCAGTGAAGAGGTGCTGAAGATGAAACAGTCCCCCGGAAAAGATATGATCATCTATGGCAGCAGTAGTATTGTGCAGTCATTTATCCGGCAGGGCCTCATCGATGAGTTCCATATATGGGTACATCCGGTGTTTATCCAGCAGGGCGTACCTATGTTCAGAAACATGGAAGAAAATGTTCACCTGCAGTTTGTCAGGACACGAACGTTCCGGAGTGGTGTAGTGCTATTGTATTACAAAGTGAACCAGGAACGGGATATTAAGGACCAGGAATCATAA
- the poxB gene encoding ubiquinone-dependent pyruvate dehydrogenase, whose translation MPRTIAAQIVEQLIAAGVTKVHGVVGDSLNSITDEIRQSKKIEWIHYRHEEAAAFAAGAEAQLTGKLAVCAGSCGPGNMHLINGLYDAHRSMAPVLAIAAQIPSTEIGTSYFQETRPESLFRECSHYCETVASARQMPRVLQSAMQHAIGLGGVAVIALSGDVAMQHVEDNGLEHSLLVSRPSIRPSDAELQKLADLINQSEKVTLLCGRGCAGAHDELIALGDRIYSPMVHALRGKEFVEYDNPYDVGMTGLIGFSSGYHAMEHSDLVIMLGTDFPYKDWYPSRAKIVQVDIRAERLGRRCNIAMGLVGDVQDTLHCLLPFLQQRHDRSFLDKCVAHYRNSRESLEKHAIGKADAKPIHPEYLTHLINELADPDAIFTADVGEPTVWAARYLRMKKEQRLLGSFNHGSMASAMPQAIGAQLTYPGRQVISLSGDGGFSMMMGDILTIVQYNLPVKIVVFNNSSLGFVAMEMKVAGLPPYGTDLKNPDFARMAEAIGMKGIRVENPGNVREALEKAFTHDGPVLIDAVVNPSVLVMPPKIEFSQAKGFGMYALKQVFNGNGKEVWDTLTSNFLD comes from the coding sequence ATGCCCAGGACGATTGCCGCTCAAATAGTAGAACAACTGATAGCCGCCGGTGTCACCAAAGTACACGGCGTAGTAGGCGACTCTCTCAACAGTATCACTGACGAGATCCGCCAAAGTAAGAAAATAGAATGGATCCATTACAGGCATGAAGAAGCAGCTGCCTTCGCCGCAGGTGCCGAAGCACAGCTTACCGGAAAACTCGCTGTCTGCGCGGGTAGCTGCGGACCGGGCAACATGCACCTGATCAACGGATTATACGATGCCCACCGCAGCATGGCACCTGTACTCGCTATTGCCGCACAGATACCGAGTACAGAGATCGGGACTTCCTATTTCCAGGAAACCAGGCCGGAATCGCTTTTCCGCGAATGCAGCCATTATTGTGAAACCGTGGCCTCCGCCAGGCAGATGCCCCGCGTCTTGCAGTCTGCCATGCAGCACGCCATCGGACTGGGTGGTGTAGCCGTCATTGCCCTCTCTGGCGATGTAGCGATGCAGCATGTGGAAGATAACGGACTGGAACACTCCCTGCTGGTCAGCCGTCCCTCTATCCGCCCTTCTGACGCAGAACTGCAAAAGCTGGCCGATCTGATCAATCAGTCGGAGAAGGTCACACTGCTTTGCGGACGAGGCTGCGCGGGTGCACATGATGAACTGATCGCCCTTGGAGACAGGATCTACTCACCAATGGTACACGCTTTAAGAGGAAAAGAGTTTGTAGAATATGATAATCCGTATGACGTAGGTATGACGGGACTGATCGGCTTCTCTTCCGGCTATCATGCCATGGAGCACAGTGATCTGGTGATCATGCTGGGTACTGACTTCCCATACAAAGACTGGTACCCTTCCAGGGCGAAGATCGTACAGGTAGATATCCGTGCGGAACGTCTCGGCAGACGATGCAATATTGCGATGGGACTGGTAGGAGATGTGCAGGATACATTGCACTGCCTGCTACCTTTTTTACAACAGCGTCATGACCGTTCCTTCCTGGACAAATGTGTCGCCCATTACCGCAACAGCCGGGAGTCACTGGAAAAGCATGCTATTGGTAAAGCAGATGCGAAGCCTATCCATCCGGAGTACCTGACCCATCTCATCAACGAGCTGGCTGATCCTGACGCCATCTTCACTGCCGACGTAGGAGAACCAACCGTCTGGGCGGCCCGTTACCTGCGTATGAAAAAGGAGCAACGCCTGCTGGGTTCATTCAATCATGGATCAATGGCCAGCGCCATGCCGCAGGCAATCGGTGCCCAGCTCACATATCCGGGAAGACAGGTGATTTCCCTGTCTGGTGATGGCGGATTTTCCATGATGATGGGAGACATCCTCACTATCGTACAATATAACCTGCCGGTAAAGATCGTCGTCTTTAACAACAGCTCACTGGGCTTTGTTGCGATGGAAATGAAAGTGGCGGGTCTGCCGCCTTACGGTACAGACCTGAAGAATCCTGACTTCGCACGGATGGCGGAAGCCATCGGTATGAAAGGCATCCGGGTAGAAAACCCGGGTAATGTGAGAGAAGCACTGGAAAAAGCCTTCACGCACGACGGTCCGGTACTGATAGATGCAGTAGTGAATCCTTCTGTCCTGGTCATGCCACCCAAGATCGAGTTCTCCCAGGCGAAAGGGTTCGGTATGTATGCGCTGAAACAGGTATTTAACGGTAATGGGAAGGAGGTATGGGATACACTGACTTCCAACTTCCTGGACTAG
- a CDS encoding FecR family protein — protein MKYLKIKRLFRKYLSDKTAPEEGQLVEQWYDKLDKRAPIQLSAAEEQALEEEMWKRIEPMLSAPQRSVSRLYTYISVAASIAVLVLAGVLYQKRNKAVEQKTADVSELFQDYYTRTGERKQLRLQDGSVIAMNSGSHIRVYPDFSKDRRVDLTDGEAYFDVQHDPAHPFIIRAGKVTTHVLGTAFNIRAYKELNEISVAVTAGKVQVADTLHTIGVLEKQQKLVFDQQRETFAIQHFTEDVAGWKSGKLIIRNVSFEEMALLLEKNYGITLTTSNAGIRKKKFTASIPSSLSATEAVEIIASIFKLKMKQGGDTIELYR, from the coding sequence ATGAAATACCTGAAAATAAAACGCCTGTTCAGGAAATATCTGTCTGACAAGACGGCTCCTGAAGAGGGACAACTGGTGGAACAGTGGTATGATAAACTCGACAAACGGGCACCCATACAACTTTCCGCAGCTGAAGAACAAGCACTGGAAGAAGAAATGTGGAAGCGGATCGAGCCTATGCTATCGGCGCCACAGCGTTCCGTATCCAGATTATATACCTATATCAGTGTAGCTGCCAGTATTGCTGTATTAGTGTTAGCGGGCGTTCTCTACCAGAAACGTAATAAGGCCGTGGAACAAAAAACGGCTGATGTCAGTGAGCTTTTCCAGGATTATTACACCCGTACCGGCGAACGGAAGCAGCTGAGACTACAGGATGGTAGCGTGATCGCCATGAACAGCGGATCGCATATTCGGGTGTACCCCGATTTTAGTAAAGACCGCCGCGTCGATCTGACTGACGGCGAAGCCTATTTCGATGTACAGCATGATCCTGCACACCCGTTCATTATCCGTGCCGGTAAAGTTACTACACATGTCCTGGGTACTGCCTTCAATATAAGGGCATATAAGGAACTGAACGAAATATCTGTGGCTGTAACCGCCGGTAAAGTGCAGGTTGCTGATACCCTGCATACAATCGGTGTATTGGAAAAACAGCAAAAGCTGGTATTTGATCAGCAGCGGGAAACATTCGCTATCCAACACTTTACGGAAGATGTAGCTGGCTGGAAAAGCGGAAAGCTCATCATCAGAAATGTGTCATTCGAAGAAATGGCATTGCTCTTAGAAAAGAATTACGGCATCACACTCACCACTTCCAATGCCGGCATACGTAAGAAGAAATTCACTGCAAGTATTCCTTCTTCCCTGTCCGCAACAGAAGCCGTAGAGATCATCGCATCTATTTTTAAACTTAAAATGAAACAGGGAGGAGACACTATCGAACTATACCGCTGA
- a CDS encoding GlxA family transcriptional regulator codes for MKHISILVPDEAVLGTISDTRYMFTTLNEFLESDGKSPMFKVQLVGLTPEVRLNQGLFAIHPDVLIGDIEETDLIIIPPLSGDLKATLERNKAFIPWIIDHYHNGAEVASLCIGSFMLAATGLLNGKECSSHWASAGEFRDMFPEVHLIDGRIITEEQGLYSSGGATSYWNLLLHLVEKLTDRALTIRIAKLFALEIDRKTQSPFVMFNGQKRHEDEPIKKAQEFIECNLTEKISVDDLASRFAIGRRHFDRRFKKATNNTPAEYIQRVKIEAAKKWLENSHKNVNEVMYEVGYNDTKSFRTVFKKITGLSPIDYRNKYNKEAVVA; via the coding sequence ATGAAACACATTTCTATCTTAGTGCCTGACGAGGCCGTATTGGGTACTATCTCAGATACGCGTTACATGTTTACTACGCTTAATGAGTTCCTGGAGTCTGACGGTAAGTCTCCTATGTTTAAAGTGCAACTTGTGGGACTGACACCGGAGGTAAGGTTAAATCAGGGGCTTTTTGCCATTCATCCTGATGTCCTGATCGGAGACATCGAAGAGACAGATCTTATCATTATACCCCCACTGAGTGGCGATCTGAAAGCTACCCTTGAGCGCAACAAGGCATTCATTCCCTGGATCATCGATCATTATCATAATGGCGCAGAAGTGGCGAGTTTGTGTATTGGTTCCTTTATGCTGGCCGCTACAGGATTGCTGAATGGTAAAGAGTGTTCCAGTCACTGGGCATCAGCAGGAGAGTTCCGCGATATGTTCCCGGAAGTGCACCTCATTGATGGCAGGATCATTACAGAGGAACAGGGATTGTACTCCAGCGGAGGGGCTACTTCGTACTGGAATCTGCTGTTACATCTTGTAGAGAAACTGACGGATCGTGCACTCACCATCCGGATAGCGAAACTGTTCGCACTGGAAATAGACAGGAAGACACAGTCTCCTTTTGTCATGTTTAACGGACAAAAGCGACATGAAGACGAGCCTATAAAAAAAGCCCAGGAGTTCATCGAGTGTAACCTCACAGAAAAGATCTCTGTAGATGATCTGGCGTCAAGGTTTGCCATAGGCAGAAGGCACTTCGACCGTCGCTTTAAAAAGGCGACCAACAATACACCCGCTGAATACATTCAACGGGTGAAGATTGAGGCCGCCAAAAAGTGGCTGGAAAACAGCCATAAGAATGTCAATGAAGTCATGTATGAAGTAGGCTACAACGACACCAAGTCTTTTCGGACAGTGTTCAAAAAGATCACGGGATTGTCGCCTATCGATTACAGGAACAAATACAATAAGGAAGCGGTAGTGGCCTGA
- a CDS encoding DUF4272 domain-containing protein, whose protein sequence is MLATRITKIEERLAQHGINNYRIAHPEYLNFDHQLFATPREVGARVMILLAIAYTIQDSSKKFGIVNWLKNEDIWSQVSDKEAAYLCNNTATEDVIMELSWRIESAYILAWTLGLVQDRPVPGLETSAAQISELVTRLPALGDKLEGFLNSVYFRSTEDIYDENIFYEMTTTHYRDTLFTGHKSKADVHVPASFERHLALNWLRRFMNIRDWDATDTSTM, encoded by the coding sequence ATGCTAGCAACACGAATTACCAAAATTGAGGAAAGACTCGCACAACATGGCATCAATAATTACCGGATCGCTCATCCCGAATACCTGAATTTTGATCACCAATTATTTGCGACACCAAGAGAAGTAGGGGCCAGAGTAATGATCCTGCTTGCGATAGCCTACACGATACAGGACAGCTCGAAGAAATTCGGGATTGTCAACTGGCTGAAGAATGAAGATATCTGGTCACAGGTAAGTGACAAGGAAGCTGCCTATCTCTGTAATAATACCGCGACGGAAGATGTGATCATGGAACTGTCCTGGAGGATAGAGTCCGCCTATATACTGGCCTGGACGCTGGGGCTGGTGCAGGACAGGCCTGTGCCGGGACTGGAAACCAGCGCTGCGCAGATCAGTGAACTGGTGACCCGTTTGCCGGCATTGGGCGACAAACTGGAAGGCTTCCTCAACAGTGTGTATTTCCGTAGTACAGAAGATATCTATGATGAAAACATCTTTTATGAGATGACCACCACCCATTACAGAGATACCCTGTTCACCGGCCATAAAAGCAAGGCCGATGTACACGTACCTGCGTCTTTTGAACGCCACCTGGCCCTGAACTGGCTGAGGCGCTTCATGAATATTCGTGACTGGGACGCAACGGATACCTCTACCATGTAA
- a CDS encoding RNA polymerase sigma factor → MRPSDTVDNLSLFSAAKGEDTSAFKILYQRYWKKLYISACKRVDADDAKDIVQDVMLSLWRRKHEIQIDSNEDLSRYLYSALRYRIISYYAFSSATVQIPEWFDQPVHASFEDAFDVIKLKHLIDGEVDRMPERMQQIYQLSREEDLSVTDIASQLNLSEQTVRNQLSLAMKRLRVFLRDHHQSDLVICSILMIDVFTAIK, encoded by the coding sequence ATGAGGCCATCAGATACTGTAGATAATTTATCATTGTTCTCTGCCGCAAAAGGAGAAGATACAAGCGCATTTAAAATCCTTTACCAGCGTTACTGGAAGAAGCTTTATATCAGCGCCTGTAAACGTGTGGATGCTGATGATGCCAAGGATATCGTACAGGATGTTATGTTGTCGCTATGGAGAAGAAAGCATGAAATTCAGATAGACAGTAACGAAGACCTGAGCCGCTACCTGTATTCCGCCCTGAGATACCGTATCATCTCCTATTACGCATTCAGTAGCGCCACTGTACAGATCCCTGAATGGTTCGATCAGCCTGTACACGCTTCTTTTGAAGATGCTTTCGATGTAATCAAACTAAAGCATCTCATCGACGGTGAAGTAGACCGTATGCCCGAACGTATGCAACAGATCTACCAGTTAAGCAGGGAAGAAGACCTGTCCGTAACTGATATCGCCTCCCAGCTGAACCTCTCCGAACAGACTGTCCGCAACCAGCTGTCGCTCGCTATGAAAAGACTCCGCGTCTTTCTGCGCGATCATCACCAGAGTGACCTCGTGATCTGCTCGATACTGATGATCGACGTGTTTACGGCTATTAAATAA
- a CDS encoding alpha/beta hydrolase gives MLRRSVLLTLLCLMSVSTLMAQDTAKTFYLWPNGAPGYENRRNEPEVAKDYYVRNIHYPSVTIYLPPKEKATGAAVVICPGGGFRLLVYNSEGVAPARFLNSIGVAAIILKYRLFREENSPYTLEKEIRQDAYRAMRFVRSHAGDWNIDTNRVGIWGFSAGGEVVSQVAYGPGYGDPAAKDPIDRQNGKPDFQILVYPGPLGIPDKVPADAPRAFLIAANEDECCSVPVVSLLERYRQAKVPVEAHIFAHGNHAFNMGYRSDLQSIKAWPQLLTNWMADSHILTPAPAK, from the coding sequence ATGCTACGCAGGTCCGTTTTACTGACATTGCTTTGTCTGATGTCAGTCTCCACGCTTATGGCCCAGGATACCGCCAAAACTTTCTATTTATGGCCCAATGGTGCTCCCGGATATGAAAACCGCAGGAATGAGCCAGAAGTGGCTAAAGATTACTATGTCAGGAATATTCATTATCCTTCCGTCACTATCTACCTGCCACCAAAGGAAAAGGCGACGGGTGCAGCCGTGGTGATCTGCCCTGGCGGCGGTTTCCGGTTGCTGGTGTATAACTCAGAAGGAGTGGCGCCTGCCCGTTTCCTGAACAGTATAGGTGTAGCAGCGATCATTCTGAAGTACCGTCTATTCCGCGAGGAAAACTCTCCGTATACCCTGGAAAAAGAGATCCGCCAGGATGCCTACCGCGCGATGCGTTTTGTGCGCAGCCATGCAGGTGACTGGAACATTGACACCAACCGGGTGGGCATATGGGGCTTTTCTGCCGGTGGGGAAGTGGTATCACAGGTAGCATACGGTCCCGGGTATGGTGATCCTGCTGCGAAGGACCCAATAGACCGCCAGAATGGTAAACCAGATTTTCAGATACTAGTCTATCCCGGTCCGCTCGGTATACCTGATAAAGTACCTGCCGATGCCCCCAGGGCCTTCCTGATCGCTGCCAATGAGGATGAATGCTGTTCCGTGCCGGTGGTTAGTCTCCTGGAGAGATACCGGCAGGCAAAGGTACCTGTAGAGGCACATATCTTCGCTCATGGCAACCACGCTTTTAATATGGGCTACCGGTCGGATCTGCAGTCTATCAAAGCCTGGCCACAGCTGCTGACCAACTGGATGGCGGATAGCCATATCCTGACGCCGGCCCCGGCTAAATAA